The Thermodesulfobacterium sp. TA1 sequence ATAAAGGCATTTTCAGGAGGAGACCCCACTATAACCTTAATTTTTTCTAGTTTATTATCTCTAATCACGTCAAGCACTACCTCTGTCCCTGGTTTGGATAGTAAGATGTAACTTTTCAACTCCAAAGCATTTTTAACTGTTTTTCCGTTAAACCCTACTACTACGTCTTTTTCTTTTAAGCCCGCCTTATAAGCCGGTGAATTAGGCATTACCTCGGTTATCACCGCCCCATCAGAAACGTTTTTAATCCCAAGGACCTTAGCAAGATTGGGGGTTAAGTCTTGGATGGTTATCCCTAAAAAACCTCTTTCTACCTTACCTTTAGATTTAAGTTGTTCTACTACCGTTTTTACGATGTTGCTTGGAATAGCAAAACCTATTCCCATATACCCGCCAGACCGGCTAAATATAGCGGTATTCATTCCTATAACTTCTCCTTTAAGGTTGATAAGAGGCCCTCCTGAATTTCCAGGGTTGATCGCTGCATCAGTTTGAATAAAATCTTCCACGTCTGAGATACCTATACCGCTTCTGCTTTTAGCACTTATAACCCCTACGGTAATGGTATGAGTAAGACCAAAAGGATTGCCTATCGCTATCACCCACTCCCCTGTTTTAATAAGGTCTGAATCTCCAAAAGAAAGGGTAGGAAGGTTGTTAGCGTTTATTTTTAACAAGGCTACATCTGAAAGAGGGTCTGCCCCTATCTTTTCTGCTGAGAAAGAACGACCATCAAGAAGTTTAACCGTTATTTTTTGAGCGTTTTGGATTACATGATTGTTGGTAACGATGTATCCATCAGAGGAAATAATAAAACCTGATCCTGCGCCCCTTTCTCTATATCTTGGCAACGAAGGAAAATTTCTAAAAAATGGATCTCTAAAAAAATCAAAAGGAAAGGGATTAACTTCTACCGTCCTTTCGGTTTCTATATAGACTACCGCTGAAGCTGTCTTTTCTGCTAAATACGAAAAGGCTTCAGAAAGTTTAATGGCATGGGTTAAACTTTCTTGGTTTATCCTCTCTCCGTCTTGAGCAATAAGCCTTGACTTAAAACTGCTTTTTTCTAAAAAAGCCTTGCTGGCAAACCCTAAGGCAAAGAACAACAAAACCAATAAGATGACCTTATATTTTCTAAAATGCCACCAAACGGTTGACCTCATCTTTTCCACCTCCCTTTTGCCCTTCACCTTTTTGCTCAACAAGCTTGTTAACTACATATTCAAAAATTTTTTTTAGATTTACTACATCTTCTTTGTTGTAAAGAATAAGTTTTCTTAAAGCCCTTTTGTCTTTAGCTTCTATCCATCTTTGCCATAATTTTACCGCATCATATCCATTCATACCGTCTGTCTCTCGATTTATTCCTAAAGCTTTTTCTATCTTTTTTAACCCTCCTTTTAAACCTACAAAACTAGAAAGAATATACAAGTCTAAATGAACAACCGGCATAGAAAGATCAGAGAAGCGTTTTTTAATAAAAGGAAGATCAAATCTTTCTCCGCCAAAAGTAACCCATACAGGAGAAGCCTTAAGAAGAGAAAGAGAACGCTCTAAATTAAACCCTTTAATAAAAGGTAAATATTTCCCTTGGGTGTAAATCCCTATTAGGGTTATGTCGTTTTTTTCCTTAGATAATCCCTCGGTTTCTATGTCTAAAAACAACAAAGAAGAGGTCTTTTTAGCACAAAGAAGACAAAGATCTACTAAACTTAAGGCTTCTCTATCTATTATGCCTTTCAGTTCTAACATCTCCTTTATTTAATCTATTTTTTTAATTTAATATATCTTAGGGGTATATTTTTGAGAAAGTTTTTGGATCAAGTCTTTCATCAAAACCTCTTCCTTTTCTTCTATTAAATCTCTTTCCACTAAGGGTTTGGCCTCTTCAAAAGTTAAAGTTTTAGCAGGTATCTTTTTTACCACCTTAATAAGGTGGTATCCATAGTTAGACCTAATAGGCTGGCTTATTTCTCCGGGGTTAAGACTAAAAATTTTCGCCTCAAACTGTGGGTCGGTTTCACCTTTTTTTATAATCCCCAGACTTCCTCCCTGGTTCTTAGATTGGGTGTCATCTGAATAAGCTTTAGCCAAATCTTCAAACTTAGCCCCTTTAAGCAGCTGGGCTCTGATTTGATTAGCTTTTTTAAGCGCCTTTTCTTCCTCTTCTTTTTTAGCTTTAGGGGATAGATAAACCAATATATGTTTTAGTTCAACTGCCTCAGGCTCTACATATCTTTCTTTATTCTTTTCATAATAGCTTTTTAATTCTTCTTCAGACACCTTGATTCCTGCAAGCTTAGCTTTTAAATACTTTTGAGCCAATACTTGTTTTTCTATGTTTGCAAGTTCTCTCTGCACCTCTGGAGTTTTATCCAATCCTTCATCCTTGGCTGCAAGGCCTAATAAACTTAAGGTTATCCATCTTTCTACCAAAGTTTTCTTAATCTGTTCCTTAGCCCCTGGAGAAGACTTGATAAGTTCCTGAACCTGAGGGTCCTGATTAAGTACTTTCTCTACCTCTTCCTCATAAAGCTTATAAGGACCAACCTCTGCTAAAACCTTAGCTTCTGCTCCATAACCGATTTGTCTACCCCAAACAAACATCAAAACCAAAACACATAACAATAAGCACTTTTTCATCTAAACCCTCCAAACTATTTTATTTTAGTAAAAGGACCAAAAAAACCTGGTCCAGCCACCCGTGCTGGGAAAACAAAAGAAAACTTTCCTAAAATCGTTCCTGGTTGCAAAACAGAATTACAACCAGTCTGACAACCATCCCCTAAAATAGCTCCTAATTTTTTAAGACCTGTCTTTATAACCTCCCCTTCTATCGTAAAGATGATTTCTTTTTTGTTAAACTTTAGGTTAGCTAATTTTGTGCCTGCACCAAGATTAACTTGAGCCCCGAGAATGCTGTCCCCTACATAAGCAAAATGAGCAGCCTTAGCTTGAGACAAAAAGATAGAATTTTTTACCTCGGTGGTATGCCCTATCACACAACCCACCCCGGTATAAACGCTTCCTCTCACATAAGCCCCTTGCCTAACCTCTGTCCCTTGCGAAAAATAGGCAGGCCCTTGGATGATGGCAAAGGGCTCAACCTTCACCCCTTTTTCAAAATAGATTTTTTCACTGGATAAAAAGGCACCTGCCATAAGAAGGGCTCCTTCCACCTTTTCTCCTTTAAAATAAAAACCATCTTCGCCCTTCTCTAACTCTTTAAAAGAAAGAACCTCTCCTTCTTCAGTAAGCAAAAGAGTTTCCGGCAAGGGCAAGTTTAAAGGAACCTCCTTAGGAAGAGAAGGCACAATATCGTTTAAAAAGGTCTTTAAAGCTTTTAAGGCTTCCCAAGGATAAGACCCTTCAAAAAGAGAGGCTATCTTTTCTTTTACTAAGTCTTCAAAAAAATCTACTAATTTAATCATGTTAGAAATAATTATAAACCCAAAAAAAGACTTGTCAAAACAGAAAAATTGATTAAAATTTTAAAATATATTTAAGCGACCAAGTCGCCCCTGTAGCTCAACAGGATAGAGCAGCGGCCTTCTAAGCCGTAGGTTGGGGGTTCGAGTCCCTCCGGGGGCGCTTCTTTAATTCAATTTATTTTCTTTATTTTTCTTTTATTAAAGACCTTACGTACTTTCATTCTTATCGCTAAGTTTAATCCTTTTATTCCTTAGTTTATTCTTAATCAGTTTCCGAACCTTAAAATATGCTTTATAGCTTAATAAGCTAATCTTTCAAAATATTTCCTTTTCTTGACTTTTACTTTATTTTATACTATAATTGTAAAATTACTATGAAAAAGATGAAGTCTATTTTCCATTTTTTTGGGTGTAGATTTTTAAGTTTGGTAATTTCTACTTTAATTTTTAATATAATCTTTTGGTTTTTATCTGGTTTTTCTCTAGCTCATATCTACCGATGTAAAGACCCTGAAACCGGTGAAGAGTTTTTTACCAACTCTCAAAAGTTTTTATCTACTGTTTCTTGTCAACTTGTGCTTAAAGAACGTCCTAAAATTTTAAAAAATCTTTCTTTTAAACCCTCAGGGACTAATTTTTCTTTTTATACTAAAGTGCCGTCTGAATATGAAGAATGGTTCGAAAGGATAGGGCGTGCCTTTTCTTTAGACCCTGCCCTTCTTAAGGCCATTGCTAAGGTTGAGTCTTCCTTTAATCCAAGGGCTGTATCTCCTAAAGGTGCGATGGGTATCATGCAGCTTATGCCTCAAACTGCAAGACTGGTTGGGGTTGAAGATCCATATCATCCTTTAGAAAACCTTAAAGGTGGTGCCAAATACTTAAGGATGCTTCTTGATGAGTTTCAAGACCTTACTTTAGCCCTTGCAGCCTACAATGCTGGACCTGAGAAAGTAAAAACTTATCGAGGTATACCTCCTTATCCAGAAACCCAAAACTATGTAAAAAACGTGTTATACTATTATTCACTTTTTAAACGTTAATAACTAACGACCATTAAAAAAACGGAGGGGTTTATGCATCCTATTTTAAAGGGAGAAAACTGTAAAAAATTTCTGTTAGGCAATGAAGCCATCGTGAGAGCAGCCGTAGAAAGTTGTCTCCAGGTAGGGGCTGCTTATCCAGGGACTCCTTCTTCAGAAATAGGAAACAATCTTTTTCAGCTACAAAAAGACTTAGCTGGGCTTTATTTTGAGTTTGCGGTAAACGAAAAGGTAGCGATGGAAATCGTAGGAGCTGCTTCTGCCTGTGGTTTAAGGAGCCTTACCTGTATGAAACACGTAGGGTTAAATGTGGCAAGTGATGCTTTTATGACCTTAGCTTATGTAGGGGTGGAAGGTGGATTGGTAGTGGTTACCGCAGATGATCCTTCTTGTCATTCCAGTCAAAACGAGCAAGACAACCGTTATTATGCAAAGCTTGCTCAAGTGCCAATGTTTGAAGCTTATAACCCTCAAACCGCTTATCTTCTAACCAAAGAAGCCTTTTCTCTTTCTGAAAGGTTTAAATTGCCTGTGGTCTTAAGGACTACCACCAGGGTATCCCATGCCAGAGGGCAGGTAGAAGTAGAAACCGTGCCTTTTGATTTTTATCAAACCTTTAAAAAAGGATTTTTTAAAAAAGATCCTTTCAGGTTTGTCCCTGTGCCTGCAGTAGCCAGAAAACAACACAAACTTCTTTTAGAAAAATTAGAGGAGATGCAAAACTTAGCAAGTTCCTTTAGTCTTAATCAGTTCATACCTAAAGGAAAACTTGGGGTATGTGCTTCAGGGGTTGCGGTTAACTATGTATTAGATGCATTAGAAGACCTGGGTTTAATAGAAGATGTCTCTTTACTTATACTTACCTTTACCCATCCTTTCCCTGAAAAATTAGCCTTAGATTTTCTCTCTCAAGTAGAAACCTGTGTGGTGGTTGAAGAGCTTGAACCTTATTTGGAAGACAATTTGAAGGTAATATCTTATACCCATGGACTTAAGACTAAAATCTTAGGTAAGAAAGAGAAACTTTTACCCAGATATTTTGAGTTTACCCCTACCCAGGTCAAAGAAGCCTTGGCTAAGGCTTTTAACATAAAAGGTTTTAAAATCGAGGTTCCTCCTTTTGATTTTTCAACCAAACTTCCTGCAAGACCTCCGGTTCTCTGTCCGGGTTGTCCTCACAGAGAAACCTATAAGTTAATAAAAGAAGTTTTACAAGAGATGGGTATAGAGGAACATACCATCTATCCTACTGACATAGGCTGCTATACCTTAGGAATTCAACCTCCTATAAACATGGCAGACTATCTTCTTTGTATGGGCTCAAGCGTAGGTACCCCTTGTGGGTTTGATGTCGCTACTGACCAAAGGGTGGTAGCCTTTATCGGAGATTCTACTTTTTTCCATGCTGGGCTTTCTCCTTTGGTTAACGCTAAGTTTAACAAACATAACTTTACTTTAGTGGTTCTTGACAACGACACCACCGCTATGACCGGGCATCAGCCTGTGCCTTCTCAAACGATAAAATCTCCTATTATCCAAGACCATCCAATCATACCTATTAAAAAAATCGTAGATGCCCTTGATATCCCTTGCGTAGAAATCAATCCTTATAAAAAGGAAGAGGCAAAAGAGCTTATCCAGCCGTTGTTTGAAAAAAGAGAGCTTTCGGTAATTATTTCTAAAGCCCCTTGTATTTTATACAAAACAAAATCTCAAAAAGGGAGTTAAGCTATGAAAAAGATAAAAGGTTTGGTGGTAGGTGTAGGTGGACAGGGTATTGTTCTTTTTACGAGGGTTTTAGGAGAGGCTTGTTTGAAGGCCAACCTTCCTATCATCGTTTCTGAGGTCCATGGGATGGCTCAAAGAGGAGGTGTGGTTGAAAGCTCTATTTGTCTGTTTGGGAAAAGTCCTTATACCTCAGAAGGAGAGGCAGACTTTATCGTAGCCTTTGAACCTGCTGAGGCTTTAAGGTTTGTCCAAAGAGCTAAAAAGGATACCAAATTTTTGATAAGCAAAAATCCTGTGTTACCTTTGGCTGTTAAAGAAGGATTGTCTACCTATCCAGACCTAACCCCCTTGTTTGAAGAGATATCTTCTTACTTTAACCACATCTTCTTTATCCCTGGAGAAGAATTGGCTAAAGAAGCTGGGTCTACTAAAGCCCTAAACATGGTGATGTTAGGCGCAGCTACAGCCTTAGAACTATTTCCTATAGATAAAGAGGCCTTAGTTTCTGCCATGATAGCACTTTTACCTGAAAAACTTCATCAGGTAAACCTAAAGGCCTTTGATTTAGGTTTTAACTATATAAAATCTTTGGATTAACCATTGATAAAGCACAATGCCTGCGGCTACGGCTACGTTTAGAGATTCTACCTTTCCTATGATAGGGATGGTTAGCTTATAGTCTGAAGCTACCATCCCCTCTGCAGAAAGTCCTTTGGCCTCATTACCTAAAAGAAGGACTGTTTTCTTAGGAAAAGAAAAAGTAAAAAGGTCCTCTCCTCCTTTAACTACGGTTGCGACTAATTTAAACCCTTTTTCTTTAAGGGTGGGGGTTAGGTTTAATAGGTTTTCTATTTTTATTACAGGAAGGTTCAAAACCGCTCCAGCGCTTGCTCTTACCGCTTTAGGAGAAAAAGGATCTGCGGTCCCTTTCGTATAAAACACACACGAAGCCCCTACCGCTGAAGCTGTTCTAATGATTGCCCCTACATTAGAAGGATCTTGTATCTCTTCCATAACCACGACGCAAGCAGGGCTGGTCTCTAAAACCTCAGAAAAATTTTTATG is a genomic window containing:
- a CDS encoding ribonuclease H-like domain-containing protein, encoding MLELKGIIDREALSLVDLCLLCAKKTSSLLFLDIETEGLSKEKNDITLIGIYTQGKYLPFIKGFNLERSLSLLKASPVWVTFGGERFDLPFIKKRFSDLSMPVVHLDLYILSSFVGLKGGLKKIEKALGINRETDGMNGYDAVKLWQRWIEAKDKRALRKLILYNKEDVVNLKKIFEYVVNKLVEQKGEGQKGGGKDEVNRLVAF
- a CDS encoding thiamine pyrophosphate-dependent enzyme, encoding MHPILKGENCKKFLLGNEAIVRAAVESCLQVGAAYPGTPSSEIGNNLFQLQKDLAGLYFEFAVNEKVAMEIVGAASACGLRSLTCMKHVGLNVASDAFMTLAYVGVEGGLVVVTADDPSCHSSQNEQDNRYYAKLAQVPMFEAYNPQTAYLLTKEAFSLSERFKLPVVLRTTTRVSHARGQVEVETVPFDFYQTFKKGFFKKDPFRFVPVPAVARKQHKLLLEKLEEMQNLASSFSLNQFIPKGKLGVCASGVAVNYVLDALEDLGLIEDVSLLILTFTHPFPEKLALDFLSQVETCVVVEELEPYLEDNLKVISYTHGLKTKILGKKEKLLPRYFEFTPTQVKEALAKAFNIKGFKIEVPPFDFSTKLPARPPVLCPGCPHRETYKLIKEVLQEMGIEEHTIYPTDIGCYTLGIQPPINMADYLLCMGSSVGTPCGFDVATDQRVVAFIGDSTFFHAGLSPLVNAKFNKHNFTLVVLDNDTTAMTGHQPVPSQTIKSPIIQDHPIIPIKKIVDALDIPCVEINPYKKEEAKELIQPLFEKRELSVIISKAPCILYKTKSQKGS
- a CDS encoding indolepyruvate oxidoreductase subunit beta, giving the protein MKKIKGLVVGVGGQGIVLFTRVLGEACLKANLPIIVSEVHGMAQRGGVVESSICLFGKSPYTSEGEADFIVAFEPAEALRFVQRAKKDTKFLISKNPVLPLAVKEGLSTYPDLTPLFEEISSYFNHIFFIPGEELAKEAGSTKALNMVMLGAATALELFPIDKEALVSAMIALLPEKLHQVNLKAFDLGFNYIKSLD
- a CDS encoding DegQ family serine endoprotease, with product MRSTVWWHFRKYKVILLVLLFFALGFASKAFLEKSSFKSRLIAQDGERINQESLTHAIKLSEAFSYLAEKTASAVVYIETERTVEVNPFPFDFFRDPFFRNFPSLPRYRERGAGSGFIISSDGYIVTNNHVIQNAQKITVKLLDGRSFSAEKIGADPLSDVALLKINANNLPTLSFGDSDLIKTGEWVIAIGNPFGLTHTITVGVISAKSRSGIGISDVEDFIQTDAAINPGNSGGPLINLKGEVIGMNTAIFSRSGGYMGIGFAIPSNIVKTVVEQLKSKGKVERGFLGITIQDLTPNLAKVLGIKNVSDGAVITEVMPNSPAYKAGLKEKDVVVGFNGKTVKNALELKSYILLSKPGTEVVLDVIRDNKLEKIKVIVGSPPENAFISKAELEEAQEILEQLGFYVEELTPALAKRLGLKQTKGVVITEVIPESPADYANLTPGMVIDEVNGVKVNNLKDFLKGLKKAVKSKTVLLGIRVNGGRRLVSLSLEEM
- a CDS encoding lytic transglycosylase domain-containing protein, which translates into the protein MKSIFHFFGCRFLSLVISTLIFNIIFWFLSGFSLAHIYRCKDPETGEEFFTNSQKFLSTVSCQLVLKERPKILKNLSFKPSGTNFSFYTKVPSEYEEWFERIGRAFSLDPALLKAIAKVESSFNPRAVSPKGAMGIMQLMPQTARLVGVEDPYHPLENLKGGAKYLRMLLDEFQDLTLALAAYNAGPEKVKTYRGIPPYPETQNYVKNVLYYYSLFKR
- a CDS encoding RNA methyltransferase — translated: MQELLQQRDKQVLFLVLEKERLKRLEPLLTLAKQAKIPIIVLDAALFKEVAVSETPQGVLAVVKIPTHKNFSEVLETSPACVVVMEEIQDPSNVGAIIRTASAVGASCVFYTKGTADPFSPKAVRASAGAVLNLPVIKIENLLNLTPTLKEKGFKLVATVVKGGEDLFTFSFPKKTVLLLGNEAKGLSAEGMVASDYKLTIPIIGKVESLNVAVAAGIVLYQWLIQRFYIVKT
- a CDS encoding glucose-1-phosphate thymidylyltransferase; this translates as MIKLVDFFEDLVKEKIASLFEGSYPWEALKALKTFLNDIVPSLPKEVPLNLPLPETLLLTEEGEVLSFKELEKGEDGFYFKGEKVEGALLMAGAFLSSEKIYFEKGVKVEPFAIIQGPAYFSQGTEVRQGAYVRGSVYTGVGCVIGHTTEVKNSIFLSQAKAAHFAYVGDSILGAQVNLGAGTKLANLKFNKKEIIFTIEGEVIKTGLKKLGAILGDGCQTGCNSVLQPGTILGKFSFVFPARVAGPGFFGPFTKIK
- a CDS encoding peptidylprolyl isomerase, with amino-acid sequence MKKCLLLCVLVLMFVWGRQIGYGAEAKVLAEVGPYKLYEEEVEKVLNQDPQVQELIKSSPGAKEQIKKTLVERWITLSLLGLAAKDEGLDKTPEVQRELANIEKQVLAQKYLKAKLAGIKVSEEELKSYYEKNKERYVEPEAVELKHILVYLSPKAKKEEEEKALKKANQIRAQLLKGAKFEDLAKAYSDDTQSKNQGGSLGIIKKGETDPQFEAKIFSLNPGEISQPIRSNYGYHLIKVVKKIPAKTLTFEEAKPLVERDLIEEKEEVLMKDLIQKLSQKYTPKIY